From a single Hippopotamus amphibius kiboko isolate mHipAmp2 chromosome X, mHipAmp2.hap2, whole genome shotgun sequence genomic region:
- the DLG3 gene encoding disks large homolog 3 isoform X2, translating to MSKNVNGSDGMFKYEEIVLERGNSGLGFSIAGGIDNPHVPDDPGIFITKIIPGGAAAMDGRLGVNDCVLRVNEVDVSEVVHSRAVEALKEAGPVVRLVVRRRQPPPETIMEVNLLKGPKGLGFSIAGGIGNQHIPGDNSIYITKIIEGGAAQKDGRLQIGDRLLAVNNTNLQDVRHEEAVASLKNTSDMVYLKVAKPGSLHLNDMYAPPDYASTFTALADNHISHNSSLGYLGAVESKVSYPAPPQVPPARYSPIPRHMLAEEDFTREPRKIILHKGSTGLGFNIVGGEDGEGIFVSFILAGGPADLSGELRRGDRILSVNGVNLRNATHEQAAAALKRAGQSVTIVAQYRPEEYSRFESKIHDLREQMMNSSMSSGSGSLRTSEKRSLYVRALFDYDRTRDSCLPSQGLSFSYGDILHVINASDDEWWQARLVTPHGESEQIGVIPSKKRVEKKERARLKTVKFHARTGMIESNRSIKTKRKKSFRLSRKFPFYKSKENMAQESSVQEQGVTSNTSDSESSSKGQEDAILSYEPVTRQEIHYARPVIILGPMKDRVNDDLISEFPHKFGSCVPHTTRPRRDNEVDGQDYHFVVSREQMEKDIQDNKFIEAGQFNDNLYGTSIQSVRAVAERGKHCILDVSGNAIKRLQQSQLYPIAIFIKPKSIEALMEMNRRQTYEQANKIYDKAMKLEQEFGEYFTAIVQGDSLEEIYNKIKQIIEDQSGHYIWVPSPEKL from the exons GTGAATGGCAGCGATGGCATGTTCAAGTATGAGGAGATAGTCCTTGAACGG GGCAATTCTGGCCTGGGCTTCAGCATTGCTGGTGGCATCGACAACCCCCATGTCCCCGATGACCCTGGAATCTTTATTACCAAGATTATCCCTGGCGGAGCAGCTGCCATGGACGGGAGGCTGGG GGTGAATGACTGTGTGCTGCGGGTGAACGAGGTGGACGTGTCGGAGGTGGTGCACAGCAGGGCGGTGGAGGCGCTGAAGGAGGCCGGCCCTGTGGTGCGGTTGGTGGTACGGAGGCGACAGCCCCCACCAGAGACCATCATGGAGGTCAATCTGCTCAAAGGGCCCAAAG GCCTGGGTTTCAGCATTGCTGGAGGGATTGGCAACCAGCACATCCCAGGAGACAACAGCATCTACATCACCAAGATCATCGAGGGGGGTGCTGCTCAGAAGGATGGACGCCTACAGATCGGGGATAGGTTGCTGGCG GTGAACAACACCAATCTGCAGGATGTGAGGCACGAGGAAGCTGTGGCCTCGCTGAAGAACACATCAGATATGGTCTATCTGAAGGTGGCCAAGCCAGGCAGCCTTCACCTCAACGACATGTACGCACCCCCCGACTACGCCAGCA CTTTTACTGCCTTGGCTGACAACCACATAAGCCATAACTCCAGCCTGGGTTATCTCGGGGCTGTGGAGAGCAAGGTCAGCTACCCTGCTCCTCCTCAGGTTCCCCCTGCCCGATACTCTCCCATCCCCAGGCACATGCTGGCTGAGGAAGACTTCACCAG AGAGCCCCGCAAGATCATCCTGCACAAGGGCTCCACAGGCCTGGGCTTCAACATCGTGGGAGGAGAGGATGGAGAAGGCATTTTTGTCTCCTTCATCCTGGCAGGAGGCCCAGCTGACCTGAGTGGGGAGCTGCGCAGGGGAGACCGGATCTTATCG GTGAATGGCGTGAACCTGAGGAATGCAACTCACGAGCAGGCTGCAGCTGCTCTGAAACGGGCTGGCCAGTCAGTCACCATCGTGGCCCAGTACAGACCTGAAG AATACAGTCGCTTTGAATCGAAGATACATGACTTGCGAGAACAGATGATGAACAGCAGCATGAGCTCTGGGTCTGGGTCCCTGCGAACGAGTGAGAAGAGGTCCTTGTATGTCAG GGCCTTGTTTGATTATGACCGGACTCGGGACAGCTGCCTGCCGAGCCAAGGCCTCAGCTTCTCCTATGGTGACATTCTACATGTCATTAACGCCTCTGATGATGAGTGGTGGCAGGCGAGACTGGTGACCCCACACGGAGAAAGTGAGCAAATCGGTGTGATCCCCAGTAAGAAGAG ggtggaaaagaaagaaagggctcGACTGAAAACCGTGAAGTTTCATGCCAGGACGGGGATGATTGAGTCTAACAGG TCGATCAAAACGAAACGTAAAAAGAGTTTCCGCCTCTCTCGAAAGTTTCCATTTTacaagagcaaagaaaacatgGCCCAGGAGAGCAGCGTACAGGAAC AGGGAGTGACATCCAACACCAGTGACAGCGAAAGCAGTTCCA AAGGACAAGAGGATGCTATTTTGTCATATGAGCCAGTGACACGGCAAGAAA TTCACTATGCAAGGCCTGTCATCATCCTGGGCCCAATGAAGGATAGAGTCAACGATGATCTGATTTCGGAGTTCCCACATAAATTTGGATCCTGTGTACCGC ATACTACCCGGCCTCGGCGTGATAATGAAGTGGACGGGCAAGACTACCACTTTGTGGTGTCCCGAGAAcagatggaaaaggatattcagGACAACAAGTTCATTGAGGCGGGTCAATTCAACGATAATCTCTATGGGACCAGCATCCAGTCAGTGAGGGCAGTTGCAGAGAGG GGCAAGCACTGCATCTTAGATGTTTCTGGCAATGCTATCAAGAGGCTGCAGCAGTCACAACTTTACCCCATTGCCATTTTCATCAAGCCCAAGTCCATTGAAGCGCTTAT